Proteins encoded in a region of the Bactrocera tryoni isolate S06 chromosome 4, CSIRO_BtryS06_freeze2, whole genome shotgun sequence genome:
- the LOC120775399 gene encoding uncharacterized protein LOC120775399 yields MFRYLNFTTTAKTRVIVFVLFLGSLTRAEDRATSAASVTTNSNQSTSLGSGSTRQIDGYVKRNANLKDLSTSSSAKSYDTPPEFYRGPGSTSQTSSPTTGSSSATINTPYHNRDSATASFISKPIKFPDLSSHKKFHNNAPSQQLASSFNSWQQQRGQSAQDRISVKPYGSNEVHGLSSGYAPGGGGDHLSYHDIRPYTTGGHYIEYGPTHAGGHYGASGHSGYYGGAHSGEAGAIPFDVYGGKGSGHYAGAGGEYSYTYPEVPHETAAHKGQHELSQKALLAKSFLIPLASAAVLGIAAALVSNPLLLQLGTVSGVPVGVVGKRRRRDLRTLSAAKAGLVASELPKSERKAATGADMAYRAQHLRAKSRV; encoded by the exons ATGTTTCGTTATCTAAACTTTACAACAACTGCCAAGACTAGAGTAATAGTTTTTGTGTTGTTTCTCGGTTCATTAACTCGTGCTGAAGATCGCGCTACGTCGGCAGCTTCCGTTACAACCAACTCGAACCAATCAACATCTCTTGGTTCGGGTTCTACGAGGCAAATAGATGGTTATGTTAAACGGAATGCAAATTTGAAGGATTTATCAACATCAAGTTCGGCCAAAAGTTATGATACACCGCCAGAATTTTATAG AGGTCCAGGTTCCACCAGCCAAACATCATCTCCGACAACAGGCTCGTCTTCAGCAACAATCAATACACCATATCATAATCGCGACAGCGCCACAGCAAGCTTTATCTCCAAACCTATCAAGTTTCCAGACCTAAGCAGCcacaaaaaattccacaacaaCGCTCCCAGTCAACAACTTGCGAGCTCTTTCAACAGCTGGCAACAACAACGCGGACAAAGCGCTCAGGATCGGATCAGTGTGA AACCTTATGGCAGCAACGAGGTGCATGGACTAAGTTCGGGTTATGCACCTGGCGGAGGCGGTGACCACTTAAGTTACCACGACATACGACCCTACACAACCGGTGGACACTACATCGAATACGGTCCTACACATGCCGGTGGACACTACGGCGCCAGCGGTCATAGCGGCTACTATGGCGGAGCGCACAGTGGCGAGGCCGGCGCTATACCCTTCGACGTATACGGCGGCAAAGGCAGCGGTCACTATGCGGGCGCCGGTGGTGAGTACTCATACACTTACCCCGAAGTGCCGCATGAAACGGCAGCGCACAAGGGCCAGCACGAGCTATCGCAGAAGGCTTTGTTGGCTAAAAGCTTTCTTATACCGCTCGCAAGCGCCGCAGTTTTGGGCATCGCCGCGGCGTTGGTCAGCAATCCGCTGCTACTGCAATTGGGCACAGTGTCTGGTGTGCCTGTGGGCGTGGTGGGCAAAAGACGACGTCGAGATTTGCGAACTTTGAGTGCAGCGAAAGCAGGATTAGTGGCGAGTGAGCTGCCGAAGTCTGAAAGGAAAGCTGCGACGGGTGCAGACATGGCTTATCGCGCACAACATCTGCGGGCCAAGTCACGCGTATAG